One Nonomuraea angiospora DNA segment encodes these proteins:
- a CDS encoding ABC transporter transmembrane domain-containing protein, protein MTAPDRTGSGILRTALRRNAGAMAWGTVLMGLYQAGETAFPIALGLIVEHTMRERGLGSLALSIAALAVIITTVSLSWRFGMRILQKANTTEAHRWRVRVAACGLQPVARDVDLKSGEVLTIATEDADQTADIIEVVPLLVSSLVAVLITAVALGTANVWLGLLVIVGTVAILSILSVLSKRIGASTREQQARVARAGAKVADLITGLRPLHGFGGNHAAFLSYRKVSSEARSQAVTVAKVNGAYAGAAQILNAVLATVVTLAAGWLAFDGRITIGQLVMAVGLAQFVMEPLKLFSEMPKYVMIARASAERMALVLAAPAVMTPGTEHPAAGGDLEVDGVRYGSLRELKFHVPAGEFVAIAAYQPRAAAELVSILAVNVPPGAYEGVVRVGGREVAELSIEGVRERMLVNPYDGEIFAGTLRTNIDPAGTGRLVSEAVEASMLVDVVALHPEGLDYGVRDRGANLSGGQRQRLSLARALAADADLLVLHDPTTAVDAVTEQLIARNVAELRRGRTTVVITSSPALLDAADRVLVLDDGVITAEDTHRNLLTTDENYRLAVAR, encoded by the coding sequence ATGACCGCTCCTGACCGTACCGGGTCCGGCATCCTGCGGACCGCACTGCGACGCAACGCGGGCGCCATGGCCTGGGGCACCGTCCTCATGGGCCTGTACCAGGCCGGCGAGACCGCCTTCCCCATCGCGCTCGGCCTGATCGTCGAGCACACGATGCGCGAGCGCGGCCTCGGCTCGCTCGCGCTGTCGATCGCCGCGCTGGCCGTGATCATCACGACGGTGTCGCTGTCGTGGCGGTTCGGGATGCGCATCCTGCAGAAGGCCAACACGACCGAGGCGCACCGCTGGCGGGTCCGGGTCGCGGCCTGCGGGCTCCAGCCCGTGGCCAGGGACGTGGACCTGAAGTCCGGCGAGGTGCTGACCATCGCCACCGAGGACGCCGACCAGACCGCCGACATCATCGAGGTGGTGCCGCTGCTGGTCAGCTCGCTGGTCGCGGTGCTGATCACGGCGGTCGCGCTGGGCACGGCCAACGTGTGGCTCGGCCTGCTGGTGATCGTGGGAACCGTCGCGATCCTGTCGATCCTGAGCGTGCTGTCCAAGCGGATCGGCGCCAGTACCCGCGAGCAGCAGGCCCGGGTGGCGCGGGCGGGCGCGAAGGTCGCCGACCTGATCACCGGCCTGCGCCCGCTGCACGGCTTCGGCGGCAACCACGCGGCGTTCCTGTCCTACCGGAAGGTCAGCTCGGAGGCGAGGAGCCAGGCGGTCACCGTCGCCAAGGTGAACGGCGCGTACGCCGGCGCCGCGCAGATCCTGAACGCGGTCCTCGCCACCGTGGTGACCCTGGCGGCGGGGTGGCTGGCCTTCGACGGCCGGATCACCATCGGGCAGCTCGTCATGGCCGTGGGGCTGGCGCAGTTCGTCATGGAGCCGCTCAAGCTGTTCTCGGAGATGCCGAAGTACGTGATGATCGCGCGCGCGTCGGCCGAGCGGATGGCGCTGGTGCTGGCCGCGCCCGCGGTGATGACCCCGGGGACGGAGCACCCGGCCGCGGGCGGGGACCTGGAGGTCGACGGCGTCCGGTACGGGTCGCTGCGCGAGCTGAAGTTCCACGTGCCCGCCGGGGAGTTCGTGGCGATCGCCGCCTACCAGCCGCGCGCGGCGGCCGAGCTCGTGTCGATCCTGGCCGTGAACGTCCCGCCCGGCGCGTACGAGGGCGTGGTGCGGGTCGGCGGGCGGGAGGTGGCGGAGCTGTCGATCGAGGGGGTCCGCGAGCGCATGCTGGTGAACCCGTACGACGGGGAGATCTTCGCCGGCACCCTGCGCACGAACATCGACCCGGCCGGCACCGGCCGCCTGGTCTCCGAGGCCGTCGAGGCGTCCATGCTGGTCGACGTCGTCGCCCTGCACCCCGAAGGGCTCGACTACGGCGTGCGCGACCGCGGCGCCAACCTCTCCGGCGGGCAGCGCCAGCGGCTGTCGCTGGCCCGCGCCCTGGCCGCCGACGCCGACCTCCTGGTGCTGCACGACCCGACGACGGCCGTCGACGCGGTCACCGAGCAGCTCATCGCGCGCAACGTCGCGGAGCTGCGCCGGGGCCGCACCACCGTCGTGATCACCAGCAGCCCGGCCCTCCTGGACGCCGCCGACCGGGTCCTCGTCCTGGACGACGGCGTCATCACGGCGGAGGACACCCATCGCAACCTGCTCACCACCGACGAGAACTACCGCCTGGCCGTGGCCCGGTGA
- a CDS encoding MbtH family protein, whose product MTTNPFDDADGRFLVLVNAENQHSLWPSFAEVPAGWTVVLPENSRAACLDYIERHWTDLRPRSLAEKLS is encoded by the coding sequence ATGACCACCAACCCGTTCGACGACGCCGACGGCCGCTTCCTGGTCCTGGTGAACGCCGAGAACCAGCACTCCCTGTGGCCCTCCTTCGCCGAGGTCCCCGCCGGCTGGACCGTCGTCCTGCCCGAGAACAGCCGTGCCGCCTGCCTGGACTACATCGAGCGGCACTGGACCGACCTGCGCCCGCGTTCGCTGGCCGAGAAGCTCAGCTGA
- a CDS encoding cellulose binding domain-containing protein, with product MLRRSHLYALLTALLLAVTLGAALPATSAAAPVRIMPLGDSITAGPGCWRAMLWHRLQTTGYTGIDFVGSDPDGGCNYGYTYDGDHEGHGGYSATGIADQNQLPPWLAAARPDIVLMHLGTNDMWGGYIPTSSVLAAYTKLVGQMRANNPNMKIIVAQIIPMDPSGCPTCAASVTALDNAIPGWAAGLTTAQSPIVVVDQWTGFNTATDTGDGVHPNDAGFQKMADRWYPALARVLDGVIPPTTPTPTPTPTPTPTPTPTPTPTPTPGDGRCAATYRVISQWGGAFQAEVTVKNTSTRAASAWTTTLVFADGQQVRESWNTALTQNGATVTARNAAYNGGLPVGASTAFGFNATWNNATNTPPQVSCVLS from the coding sequence ATGCTGCGCCGATCCCACCTGTACGCCCTGCTCACCGCGCTCCTGCTGGCGGTCACCCTCGGGGCCGCCCTGCCCGCCACGTCGGCGGCGGCGCCCGTGCGCATCATGCCGCTCGGCGACTCCATCACCGCCGGACCCGGCTGCTGGCGCGCCATGCTCTGGCACCGCCTGCAGACGACCGGGTACACCGGCATCGACTTCGTCGGCAGCGACCCCGACGGCGGCTGCAACTACGGCTACACCTACGACGGCGACCACGAGGGCCACGGCGGCTACTCCGCCACCGGCATCGCCGACCAGAACCAGTTGCCGCCGTGGCTGGCCGCGGCCAGGCCCGACATCGTCCTCATGCACCTGGGCACCAACGACATGTGGGGCGGCTACATCCCGACCAGCAGCGTTCTGGCCGCGTACACGAAGCTGGTCGGTCAGATGCGCGCGAACAACCCCAACATGAAGATCATCGTGGCGCAGATCATCCCCATGGACCCGTCCGGCTGTCCCACCTGCGCGGCCAGTGTGACGGCGCTCGACAACGCGATCCCGGGCTGGGCCGCCGGCCTCACGACCGCGCAGTCGCCCATCGTCGTCGTGGACCAGTGGACCGGCTTCAACACGGCCACGGACACCGGCGACGGGGTGCACCCCAACGACGCCGGCTTCCAGAAGATGGCCGACCGCTGGTACCCGGCCCTGGCGCGGGTGCTCGACGGCGTGATCCCGCCGACCACGCCCACCCCGACGCCGACGCCGACGCCGACGCCCACCCCCACCCCCACCCCGACGCCGACCCCGACGCCCGGTGACGGCCGGTGCGCCGCCACCTACCGGGTGATCTCCCAGTGGGGCGGCGCCTTCCAGGCCGAGGTCACCGTGAAGAACACCTCCACGCGTGCCGCCTCCGCCTGGACGACGACCCTCGTCTTCGCCGACGGTCAGCAGGTCCGCGAATCGTGGAACACCGCGCTCACGCAGAACGGCGCCACCGTCACGGCCCGCAACGCCGCCTACAACGGCGGCCTGCCGGTCGGCGCGTCGACCGCGTTCGGCTTCAACGCGACCTGGAACAACGCGACCAACACGCCGCCCCAGGTGAGCTGCGTGCTCAGCTGA
- a CDS encoding cellulase family glycosylhydrolase encodes MSIHRNAWRRALSAAAAVLLAGFGLATAQTAAEAAASCTATYSKVWDNGSAFGANINVTNTGDPLTTWSLSFDFPGNQVITQMWEGVPTPATPTPAGAAVTVNPTSYNAVKGAGATWTVGFNGTYTGANNPPPGVSCAANGNGGPQQQALVVSPTSVNVPEGGTASYTVRLQSQPTGNVTVTSTAGTGDSDITVSAGASLTFTTANWNTAQTVTLRAAQDTDRVNGTRPISVASSGLTSVTVNATETDDDDGTNLPAPSLRVSGNKLVANNGNTYRLLGVNRASGEFACVQGKGMWDSGPVDKASIDAMKAWNIHAVRIPLNEECWIGTNGSPSGAAYQQNVKDYVNLLVNNGVTPIVEMHWNYGQYTGQGAGCSDTAATCQKPMPDAQYAPTFWTGVANAFKGNNAVIFDLFNEPYPDAAANWNATAGWTCWRDGGTCTGISYQVAGMQSLVNAVRATGATNVIMLGGLAWSNDLSQWLTYKPTDPAGNLMAAWHTYNFNTCSNVSCWDSQVGAVAAQVPVSAGEIGQNSCAHDYIDQVMAWADAHGVGYTAWTWNPWGCSQGNVLITDYNGTPTSTYGEGFKAHLLTQNPYS; translated from the coding sequence ATGTCCATTCACCGGAACGCGTGGCGCAGAGCCTTGTCGGCCGCGGCCGCCGTGCTGCTCGCCGGATTCGGTCTCGCCACCGCGCAGACCGCCGCCGAGGCCGCCGCGTCCTGTACGGCCACCTACTCCAAGGTCTGGGACAACGGCAGCGCCTTCGGCGCCAACATCAACGTCACCAACACCGGTGACCCGCTGACCACGTGGTCGTTGAGCTTCGACTTCCCCGGCAACCAGGTGATCACCCAGATGTGGGAGGGCGTGCCGACCCCGGCCACGCCCACCCCGGCGGGTGCGGCCGTCACCGTCAACCCGACCTCCTACAACGCCGTCAAGGGCGCCGGGGCGACGTGGACCGTCGGCTTCAACGGCACGTACACCGGCGCCAACAACCCGCCGCCCGGCGTCTCGTGCGCCGCCAACGGCAACGGCGGCCCGCAGCAGCAGGCTCTGGTGGTCTCCCCGACCAGCGTGAACGTGCCCGAGGGCGGGACCGCGAGCTACACGGTCCGCCTGCAGTCCCAGCCGACCGGCAACGTGACGGTCACCAGCACCGCGGGCACCGGCGACAGCGACATCACCGTGAGCGCCGGCGCGAGCCTGACCTTCACCACGGCCAACTGGAACACCGCGCAGACCGTGACGCTGCGCGCCGCGCAGGACACCGACCGGGTCAACGGCACCCGGCCCATCAGCGTCGCCTCCTCCGGCCTGACCAGCGTCACGGTCAACGCCACCGAGACCGATGACGACGACGGCACCAACCTCCCTGCGCCGAGCCTGCGCGTCTCCGGGAACAAGCTGGTCGCCAACAATGGCAACACCTACCGGCTGCTCGGCGTCAACCGGGCCAGCGGCGAGTTCGCCTGCGTGCAGGGCAAGGGCATGTGGGACAGCGGCCCGGTGGACAAGGCCTCGATCGACGCCATGAAGGCGTGGAACATCCACGCGGTCCGGATCCCGCTGAACGAGGAGTGCTGGATCGGCACCAACGGCTCGCCCAGCGGCGCCGCGTACCAGCAGAACGTCAAGGACTACGTGAACCTGCTGGTGAACAACGGCGTCACGCCGATCGTGGAGATGCACTGGAACTACGGCCAGTACACCGGTCAGGGCGCCGGCTGCTCAGACACCGCGGCGACCTGCCAGAAGCCGATGCCCGACGCGCAGTACGCGCCCACCTTCTGGACCGGCGTGGCCAACGCGTTCAAGGGCAACAACGCGGTGATCTTCGATCTGTTCAACGAGCCCTACCCGGACGCCGCCGCGAACTGGAACGCCACCGCCGGCTGGACCTGCTGGCGCGACGGCGGCACCTGCACCGGCATCAGCTACCAGGTGGCCGGCATGCAGTCGCTGGTCAACGCCGTGCGCGCCACCGGCGCCACCAACGTGATCATGCTCGGCGGCCTGGCCTGGTCCAACGACCTGAGCCAGTGGCTGACCTACAAGCCGACCGACCCGGCCGGCAACCTGATGGCCGCCTGGCACACCTACAACTTCAACACCTGCTCCAACGTCTCCTGCTGGGACAGCCAGGTCGGCGCCGTGGCCGCGCAGGTGCCGGTGTCCGCCGGTGAGATCGGCCAGAACTCCTGCGCCCACGACTACATCGACCAGGTGATGGCCTGGGCCGACGCGCACGGCGTCGGATACACGGCCTGGACCTGGAACCCGTGGGGCTGCAGCCAGGGCAACGTCCTCATCACCGACTACAACGGCACCCCCACCAGCACGTACGGCGAGGGCTTCAAGGCACACCTGCTCACCCAGAACCCCTACTCGTAG